One part of the Arcanobacterium phocisimile genome encodes these proteins:
- a CDS encoding sialidase family protein — MFELISGPRRIAIPHDDGEVRIPALGVRDGQVVCFYDVRPAPAGGNGRAFTGEVMASDLPNPNYLAYVVLGCELTPERFVQTPAISSDAAVASNEEQITVAYSSVDGEVSYMSSTFAGSHLVPWIGFARTDEEFTHRRLDVLYDETQADGLFATSGSTIMFGEHALVPYVVRRGDQAHVRVVHIRNGEYVRMSAPIASPNIQIDETSLALDDNNRIILNARVQGFEGRGAGGRLVAVSTDGLEFSPLEYRGMSDPGCNAKALGNLLIHPHSLTAREAGAIVDMTSGEVVYRFDDGEFGYSDAIWHDNQLIVVAERNNELWQWTLTLSRSV, encoded by the coding sequence ATGTTCGAGCTTATATCTGGTCCGCGTCGAATTGCGATCCCGCATGACGACGGCGAAGTCCGTATCCCCGCGTTGGGCGTGCGTGACGGGCAAGTAGTGTGTTTTTATGATGTGCGGCCCGCGCCCGCCGGCGGAAATGGTCGTGCGTTTACCGGCGAAGTGATGGCGTCAGATCTACCCAACCCTAACTATTTAGCCTACGTTGTACTTGGTTGCGAACTGACGCCGGAGCGCTTTGTACAAACCCCAGCCATTTCTTCCGATGCTGCGGTAGCTTCCAATGAAGAACAAATCACGGTTGCATACAGTTCAGTCGACGGCGAGGTGAGCTATATGTCCTCCACGTTTGCTGGCTCCCACCTTGTTCCCTGGATCGGTTTTGCGCGCACCGACGAAGAGTTCACTCATCGCCGATTAGACGTTTTGTATGACGAGACTCAAGCTGATGGATTATTTGCTACCTCTGGTTCAACAATTATGTTTGGCGAACACGCTTTAGTTCCTTACGTTGTGCGCCGCGGAGATCAAGCACATGTGCGCGTGGTGCATATCCGCAACGGAGAGTATGTGCGGATGTCGGCGCCGATTGCGTCACCGAACATCCAGATTGACGAAACCTCGCTTGCACTAGACGACAACAATCGCATCATTCTTAATGCGCGAGTCCAAGGTTTCGAAGGGCGCGGGGCTGGCGGCCGACTAGTTGCAGTCAGTACTGACGGGCTGGAGTTCTCCCCACTGGAATATCGCGGAATGTCAGATCCGGGATGCAATGCCAAAGCTCTCGGAAATCTTCTGATACATCCGCATTCGTTGACGGCACGTGAAGCCGGTGCCATCGTCGATATGACCAGCGGGGAAGTTGTCTACCGGTTTGACGACGGCGAATTCGGATACAGCGACGCGATCTGGCACGATAACCAGCTGATCGTCGTCGCCGAACGCAATAACGAACTGTGGCAGTGGACGTTAACGCTGTCGCGTAGCGTATAA
- a CDS encoding metal ABC transporter ATP-binding protein, with protein MSNPQLLNVDNVSVRLGGRDVLNNVSFHVEPGQLIGLIGPNGAGKTTLMRAINGLLPTSSGSIERHAKLGYVPQSRQIEWDYPMSLEQLVATSFIPQRPWFSRLGRNEWEAVYHALETVGLADYSERALVELSGGQKQRLLVARALVTQPSLLLLDEPFTGLDHPNQDSLTDLFTSLAQQGVGIIMSTHDLPAAVDMCSHLLMLKRTMRAFGSPAELRDPQLWMDTYSVRADSSLLKSLGLA; from the coding sequence GTGAGCAACCCCCAACTCCTCAACGTCGATAACGTCAGCGTACGCCTTGGCGGACGCGACGTGCTCAACAACGTCAGTTTCCATGTCGAGCCTGGTCAGCTTATTGGCTTGATCGGCCCCAATGGTGCCGGCAAAACTACGCTTATGCGGGCAATTAACGGGTTGTTGCCGACGTCGAGCGGCTCGATTGAGCGCCATGCCAAACTGGGTTACGTCCCCCAGTCCCGGCAGATTGAATGGGACTATCCGATGTCTCTCGAACAGCTCGTTGCCACATCGTTTATTCCGCAACGTCCCTGGTTTTCGCGACTTGGCCGAAACGAATGGGAAGCCGTCTATCACGCACTGGAAACCGTTGGGCTAGCTGACTATTCGGAGCGAGCGCTCGTTGAACTTTCTGGCGGCCAAAAGCAACGCCTTTTAGTGGCGCGAGCTTTGGTAACACAGCCCTCGCTTCTGCTACTCGACGAACCGTTTACTGGACTCGATCATCCCAACCAGGATTCGCTCACCGATCTGTTTACCTCACTAGCACAACAAGGCGTCGGCATCATTATGTCCACCCACGACCTACCAGCCGCTGTAGATATGTGTAGTCATCTCTTGATGCTCAAACGCACTATGCGCGCCTTCGGCTCGCCGGCTGAATTGCGCGACCCGCAACTATGGATGGATACCTATAGTGTCCGCGCCGATTCTTCACTACTGAAAAGTTTGGGACTTGCATGA
- a CDS encoding anchored repeat-type ABC transporter permease subunit, giving the protein MNLIDFLNDLTNPALSFLPRALVVAILAAIVCGVAGTHVILRGMSFVGDALAHAVFPGVAAAFALQGSILLGGAIAGVLVTLLITLFSQHRRLKEDSIIGVFFAAAFALGLVIMSRIPGYTGSLESFLFGSLNGSTDSDMLAVAGLGFLIIAVLAFYHRKLVAVSVDRDYATSLGISPLSADLVVYLAVAAAVVISVQTIGNILVLALLITPAAAARMLTDRVATMMLISPAIGSLGAFLGIWTSWAWDVPTGATIVLILTAIFVIVWLFAPRRGVITGWLYATRQR; this is encoded by the coding sequence ATGAACCTCATTGATTTCCTCAACGACCTGACGAACCCAGCATTAAGCTTTCTGCCACGCGCCCTCGTGGTGGCCATCCTCGCCGCTATCGTGTGTGGGGTTGCTGGAACTCACGTCATCTTACGCGGCATGTCGTTCGTGGGTGATGCGCTGGCACACGCGGTCTTTCCTGGCGTTGCAGCAGCCTTCGCGCTTCAGGGTTCTATTTTGCTCGGCGGCGCTATCGCTGGCGTGCTCGTCACGTTACTCATCACCTTATTCTCCCAGCATCGCCGGCTCAAAGAGGACTCTATTATCGGCGTCTTTTTCGCTGCCGCTTTCGCACTTGGCTTGGTGATCATGTCACGCATCCCCGGCTACACCGGTTCGCTCGAATCTTTCTTATTCGGATCGCTCAACGGTTCCACCGATTCCGATATGCTCGCCGTTGCTGGACTAGGCTTCCTCATTATCGCTGTTCTAGCGTTCTATCATCGGAAGCTCGTAGCTGTCAGCGTCGATCGTGACTATGCAACGAGCCTCGGAATCTCACCTCTCAGCGCCGATCTTGTTGTCTATCTTGCTGTGGCCGCCGCGGTTGTTATTTCGGTTCAAACCATTGGCAATATTCTTGTGCTGGCACTCTTAATTACCCCTGCCGCCGCAGCGCGTATGCTCACCGATCGCGTGGCCACCATGATGCTTATTTCCCCGGCTATCGGATCTCTCGGGGCATTCTTAGGCATCTGGACTTCTTGGGCGTGGGATGTACCAACCGGGGCCACAATCGTCCTTATTTTGACGGCGATCTTTGTTATCGTTTGGCTTTTTGCGCCACGACGCGGGGTTATTACTGGCTGGTTATACGCTACGCGACAGCGTTAA
- a CDS encoding YbdD/YjiX family protein, which yields MSELSQKLWDRYEHVRYLWRAMTGEGAYDVYVERHHREHPDHEPMSEREFWRMRADEAEQNFQARCC from the coding sequence ATGTCAGAGCTTTCGCAAAAATTATGGGATCGATACGAACATGTGAGATACCTGTGGCGGGCTATGACTGGTGAGGGAGCCTATGACGTATACGTCGAGCGGCATCACCGAGAACATCCCGACCATGAACCGATGAGCGAGCGCGAATTTTGGCGTATGCGTGCTGACGAAGCCGAGCAGAACTTTCAAGCTCGTTGCTGCTAG
- the cysK gene encoding cysteine synthase A has translation MLYNNATELVGNTPLVRINRLAGDNATVAAKLEFYNPANSVKDRVGVAIIDTAEASGELKPGGTIIEATSGNTGIALAWVGAARGYKVILTMPESMSKERRALLRGFGAELILTPKGEGMRGAVQTAEKLVAETPGAIKASQFANKANPEKHYATTGPEIWNDLDGKVDIFIAGIGTGGTITGAGRFLKEKNPNLKIVAVEPGESPLLSEGNAGPHGIQGIGANFVPEVLDTELYDEVLPVSTEDSLTFARRAAHEEGLLVGISSGAVLAAASHVAARPENAGKTIVVIIPDFGERYVSTPLFAGLTD, from the coding sequence ATGCTCTACAACAACGCAACTGAACTCGTTGGGAACACCCCACTCGTACGAATCAATCGGCTTGCCGGCGACAACGCCACAGTGGCTGCAAAACTAGAATTTTACAACCCAGCAAACTCCGTCAAAGACCGCGTCGGCGTCGCAATTATTGACACTGCTGAAGCCTCCGGTGAACTCAAACCAGGCGGCACCATTATTGAAGCCACCTCCGGAAACACCGGAATCGCGCTAGCATGGGTTGGCGCAGCCCGCGGCTACAAAGTCATCCTCACAATGCCTGAATCCATGTCCAAAGAACGCCGCGCCCTCCTGCGCGGCTTTGGTGCAGAACTGATTTTGACTCCAAAAGGTGAAGGCATGCGGGGCGCCGTCCAAACAGCCGAGAAACTCGTTGCCGAAACACCAGGTGCCATCAAAGCTTCCCAGTTCGCCAACAAGGCGAACCCAGAAAAGCATTACGCCACCACCGGTCCAGAAATCTGGAACGATCTCGATGGCAAGGTAGATATCTTCATTGCAGGAATCGGTACCGGTGGTACCATTACTGGCGCTGGTCGGTTCTTAAAAGAGAAGAACCCAAATCTCAAAATTGTTGCAGTGGAACCCGGCGAATCACCACTCCTGTCTGAAGGGAATGCTGGGCCACACGGCATCCAAGGAATCGGCGCAAACTTCGTTCCAGAAGTTCTTGATACGGAACTTTACGATGAAGTCCTTCCGGTTTCCACGGAGGATTCACTCACCTTCGCACGGCGTGCAGCGCACGAAGAAGGACTACTAGTAGGAATCTCCTCCGGCGCGGTGCTAGCAGCTGCGTCACACGTAGCCGCACGTCCGGAAAATGCAGGTAAAACAATCGTCGTCATCATCCCAGATTTTGGCGAACGCTACGTCTCCACTCCACTCTTCGCTGGACTCACCGACTGA
- a CDS encoding choice-of-anchor M domain-containing protein: MKRRFLTATATCAVMLSALTVPASATTAPDSTESDPALTQHVDANEQIATDGERVERSAGHIDLGPKLIDNQWSLMARDDTETTPVWRHVSDMIYRVPDEGILEVPEDATYSFINDDDRKVWVVPQQEIPGVVWLGWNTQDPAVTDSVNGTVTLTYGGHEGPGQFTVFVQAGNFGAPQVLWSSDKNERQPIDVELHSHTHANWVFTEPGIHHVTLTAAATLNDGTTVSDTQVLTFAVGTDTDASTAYDSAAKVNAQAAEETANTTPEQPASDTSATKPEKSSSSALPLVAGAGIGVIVLALVAFVVLKRREAATKKEARGGK; the protein is encoded by the coding sequence ATGAAACGACGCTTCTTGACCGCCACCGCCACCTGTGCAGTTATGCTCAGCGCACTCACCGTGCCAGCATCGGCAACCACCGCCCCGGATTCGACCGAATCCGATCCCGCGCTCACCCAGCATGTGGATGCCAACGAACAGATCGCAACCGACGGCGAACGCGTCGAGCGTTCTGCCGGACATATCGATCTTGGACCGAAGCTCATCGATAACCAGTGGAGCCTCATGGCACGCGACGACACCGAAACCACCCCCGTGTGGCGTCACGTGAGCGACATGATCTATCGCGTCCCAGACGAGGGCATCCTAGAAGTTCCTGAAGACGCCACCTATTCATTTATCAACGACGACGACCGCAAAGTCTGGGTTGTTCCCCAGCAAGAAATCCCCGGCGTCGTGTGGCTCGGGTGGAACACTCAAGACCCCGCAGTTACTGACAGCGTCAACGGCACCGTCACACTCACCTATGGCGGTCACGAAGGCCCTGGCCAATTCACCGTCTTCGTCCAAGCTGGTAACTTTGGAGCACCCCAAGTACTGTGGAGCTCCGATAAGAATGAACGCCAACCGATCGACGTCGAACTTCATTCTCATACTCACGCGAACTGGGTCTTCACCGAACCAGGAATCCACCACGTCACGCTCACAGCAGCAGCAACACTCAACGACGGCACCACAGTTTCTGATACCCAAGTTTTAACCTTTGCAGTCGGCACCGATACGGACGCTTCCACTGCCTATGACAGCGCCGCCAAAGTCAATGCTCAAGCCGCCGAGGAAACAGCCAACACAACACCAGAGCAACCTGCTTCCGATACCTCAGCAACGAAGCCAGAAAAGTCCTCCTCGTCCGCCCTGCCGCTGGTTGCTGGCGCAGGCATCGGCGTTATTGTGCTTGCACTTGTAGCGTTCGTGGTCCTCAAGCGTCGCGAAGCAGCCACAAAGAAGGAAGCACGGGGTGGGAAGTGA
- a CDS encoding ribose-5-phosphate isomerase yields MRVHIAADHAGFELKAHLVDHLRAAGHEVTDHGYETYDKMDAYPPVCFAAGEAVVADPGSLGIVIGGSGNGEQMAANKVAGVRAALVWNDEVASLAREHNNANVISIGARQHSIEEATRFVDIFLATGYDPESRHQSRIDMMSDYEK; encoded by the coding sequence ATGCGAGTACATATTGCGGCAGATCATGCCGGTTTTGAATTGAAGGCCCATCTTGTTGATCATCTGCGTGCTGCTGGGCATGAGGTGACTGATCACGGATACGAAACATATGACAAAATGGATGCTTATCCGCCGGTGTGTTTCGCCGCGGGTGAAGCTGTAGTTGCCGATCCGGGTTCGTTGGGAATCGTTATTGGTGGTTCGGGTAACGGTGAGCAGATGGCTGCGAACAAGGTTGCTGGTGTTCGTGCTGCGCTTGTGTGGAACGACGAGGTTGCGTCGTTGGCACGAGAGCATAATAATGCCAACGTTATTTCGATTGGCGCACGCCAGCATTCCATCGAGGAAGCAACGCGCTTCGTCGATATTTTCTTGGCAACTGGCTACGATCCAGAATCTCGCCACCAGTCGCGCATTGACATGATGAGCGATTACGAGAAGTAA
- the epsC gene encoding serine O-acetyltransferase EpsC translates to MHDHQPLFHQMKEDLQAAINHDPAARNLVEVFLSYPGVHAVWGYRITHRMWAHERMKTVARVFSQGIRTFTGIEIHPAAELGRRLFIDHGMGVVIGETAEVGDDVVIFHGTTLGGVSMSEGKRHPTIGDRVVIGSGAKVLGPITIGNDVAIGANAVVVKDVPDGNTAVGIPANNRPSHGTTESAEHIDPAIWI, encoded by the coding sequence ATGCATGATCACCAGCCACTTTTTCACCAAATGAAAGAAGACCTACAAGCTGCGATCAACCACGATCCCGCAGCTCGTAATCTGGTGGAAGTCTTCCTCTCCTACCCCGGCGTTCACGCCGTATGGGGATACCGAATAACTCACCGCATGTGGGCCCACGAGCGGATGAAAACAGTCGCTCGCGTGTTTTCACAAGGGATTCGCACCTTCACCGGCATCGAGATCCACCCGGCAGCCGAATTAGGTAGAAGACTCTTCATCGACCACGGCATGGGCGTAGTCATCGGAGAAACAGCAGAAGTGGGAGACGACGTCGTCATCTTCCACGGCACCACGCTCGGCGGAGTGTCGATGTCCGAAGGCAAACGTCACCCAACAATCGGCGATCGTGTAGTGATCGGATCAGGAGCGAAAGTACTCGGCCCCATCACTATCGGAAACGACGTAGCAATCGGCGCGAACGCCGTCGTCGTCAAAGATGTGCCAGATGGCAATACTGCAGTGGGAATACCGGCGAACAACCGACCATCTCATGGCACAACCGAAAGCGCGGAACATATAGATCCAGCTATCTGGATCTAG
- a CDS encoding IMPACT family protein, producing MTTLLRLPAGTQLRSELEIKRSRFITLIRRVESAQAARDLLSDARNEFPDARHHCSAYVISVPGAQPLNHSSDDGEPSGTAGRPMLDVLLGGNLTDIAAVVVRYFGGTLLGTGGLVRAYSDSVRTALLGTPLVAPVSRQVRRLTLPHSFAGKFDADARMRGYDVVDTVYESSGVTFRVAVDDLDSFDVFVSEMTKGARTAQPDGNIVLDIPTTPFTP from the coding sequence ATGACTACTTTACTGCGTTTACCTGCCGGCACCCAATTGCGCTCCGAATTAGAAATTAAACGTTCGCGCTTTATCACCCTCATTCGTCGTGTCGAATCAGCACAAGCGGCACGAGACCTCCTCAGCGATGCCCGGAACGAATTCCCAGATGCTCGCCACCATTGCAGTGCCTACGTCATCTCTGTGCCCGGCGCGCAACCGCTCAACCATTCTTCAGACGACGGCGAACCCTCAGGCACTGCTGGCCGGCCCATGCTCGACGTGTTGTTGGGCGGAAATCTCACCGATATTGCCGCCGTCGTCGTACGCTATTTCGGCGGTACGCTCCTTGGCACCGGCGGACTCGTACGCGCCTACTCCGATTCAGTACGCACCGCTTTACTCGGTACCCCACTCGTTGCGCCGGTTTCTCGACAGGTGCGCCGACTCACACTCCCCCATTCGTTTGCCGGAAAGTTCGACGCCGATGCGCGTATGCGGGGCTACGACGTCGTCGATACAGTTTACGAGAGTTCCGGAGTGACGTTTCGCGTGGCAGTTGACGACCTCGACTCGTTCGACGTCTTTGTCTCCGAAATGACGAAAGGTGCCCGCACCGCACAACCCGATGGGAACATTGTTTTAGATATCCCTACTACGCCGTTCACGCCATAA
- a CDS encoding carbon starvation CstA family protein, protein MSAPAAPVYTPEEEKYILRNKDGVPVGVKPHQKWTPAKIALWIAISILGALGWTMLAIVRGEEVNSIWFVITALCTYAIGYRFYALYIQRKIMIPDDTNATPAERINNGRDFDPTNRVVLYGHHFAAIAGAGPLVGPVLAAQMGYLPGTLWIIFGVLIAGAVQDMLVLFFSMRRGGRSLGKMAQDEIGKIGGAVATVIVLVMLMIVLAVLAMVCVNALAESPWGVFSVGMTIPLAIAMGLWLRFVQPGKITQVSIAGCLGLILCIIGGRYVAESPLGEYLHLSPTTLVIAMVVYGFFAAVLPVWMLLTPRDYLSTFMKVGTIAILALGIVVVRPILEMPAVTEFATNTDGPVFAGELFPFLFITIACGALSGMHATVSSGTTPKMVQKESQVRMIGYGGMLMESFVAIMALAAAASLNQGIYFGMNTSAGTVDKLAGTAIVQQYDGDREEITSVAVGNLGVTNVYGGQVVPQWETEDANGNEVVVTGAEAFKAVAKDVGEPSVVSRTGGAPTLAVSMAHILHQVGGGKGMMGFWYHFAIMFEALFILSAVDAVTRVARFQVSEALGSVIPKFKDPNWNVGAWFATGLVVAAWGSLLLMGVTDPRGGIQTLFPLFGIANQLIAAIALLLCTVVVARKGYIKYLWIPLIPFAFDVAVTFTASYQKIFSTDAKIGYFQQWRNAVAKAETLTDPMAIEDNAAVIRNTFIQGTLSIIFVVAVAFVIVMAAVRIVSTIKSGHYTHSEDPYQESNFFAPVNLVATPLEKKLVVEYEQVGDPNLIPGVKPRSH, encoded by the coding sequence ATGTCTGCTCCGGCCGCTCCGGTTTATACCCCGGAAGAAGAAAAATACATTCTCAGAAATAAAGATGGTGTACCAGTGGGGGTAAAACCCCACCAAAAATGGACGCCCGCCAAAATAGCTTTATGGATAGCAATCTCCATCCTCGGAGCACTCGGATGGACCATGCTCGCCATTGTCCGTGGTGAAGAAGTCAATTCTATTTGGTTCGTTATCACTGCACTGTGCACGTACGCCATCGGATATCGCTTCTACGCGCTCTATATTCAGCGCAAGATTATGATTCCGGATGATACCAACGCAACCCCAGCAGAGCGTATCAATAACGGTCGAGATTTCGATCCCACTAACCGAGTGGTTCTCTACGGACACCACTTCGCGGCAATCGCTGGTGCTGGTCCACTCGTCGGCCCAGTCCTCGCTGCTCAGATGGGATACTTACCTGGAACCCTATGGATTATTTTTGGCGTACTCATCGCCGGCGCAGTCCAAGACATGCTCGTCCTATTCTTCTCCATGCGCCGTGGGGGACGCTCCCTCGGCAAGATGGCACAAGATGAAATCGGCAAAATTGGTGGAGCCGTAGCAACCGTCATCGTTTTGGTGATGCTCATGATCGTGCTCGCAGTTCTTGCGATGGTCTGTGTCAACGCACTCGCGGAATCGCCATGGGGTGTGTTCTCCGTTGGGATGACGATCCCACTGGCTATTGCGATGGGATTGTGGCTACGGTTTGTGCAGCCAGGCAAGATCACTCAGGTGTCTATTGCAGGTTGCCTAGGATTGATCCTGTGCATTATTGGTGGACGTTACGTTGCTGAATCCCCACTAGGTGAATACTTACACTTAAGTCCAACTACGTTAGTTATCGCGATGGTTGTCTACGGCTTCTTCGCCGCAGTTCTTCCGGTATGGATGCTCCTTACTCCGCGTGACTACCTCTCGACCTTCATGAAGGTCGGAACTATTGCGATCTTGGCGTTGGGTATCGTCGTCGTGCGTCCAATTCTTGAAATGCCAGCCGTAACCGAATTTGCAACAAACACTGACGGTCCAGTATTCGCCGGTGAACTCTTCCCATTCCTCTTCATTACGATCGCATGTGGTGCACTATCTGGTATGCACGCCACGGTTTCTTCTGGAACCACCCCAAAGATGGTGCAAAAAGAATCCCAAGTGCGCATGATCGGATACGGCGGCATGCTGATGGAGTCCTTCGTTGCAATCATGGCACTTGCTGCTGCGGCATCGCTTAACCAAGGTATCTACTTTGGAATGAACACCTCGGCAGGCACCGTAGATAAGCTCGCTGGCACAGCGATCGTCCAACAGTATGACGGCGATCGAGAAGAAATTACCTCTGTGGCAGTTGGAAACTTGGGTGTGACTAATGTTTACGGTGGTCAAGTCGTTCCTCAGTGGGAAACTGAAGATGCTAACGGAAACGAAGTAGTGGTCACCGGTGCTGAAGCCTTCAAAGCTGTTGCGAAGGATGTAGGCGAACCATCAGTCGTATCGCGTACCGGCGGTGCGCCAACCCTAGCTGTGTCGATGGCACATATTTTGCACCAAGTTGGTGGTGGCAAAGGCATGATGGGATTCTGGTATCACTTCGCAATCATGTTCGAAGCTCTCTTCATTCTTTCGGCGGTCGATGCAGTGACCCGTGTGGCTCGTTTCCAAGTTTCTGAAGCTCTTGGCTCAGTCATTCCGAAGTTCAAAGATCCAAACTGGAACGTAGGCGCCTGGTTCGCAACCGGACTCGTTGTCGCTGCTTGGGGATCGTTGCTTCTCATGGGCGTAACAGATCCACGTGGTGGTATTCAAACGCTCTTCCCGCTGTTTGGTATTGCCAACCAGCTCATCGCTGCCATCGCACTGCTGCTGTGTACCGTAGTAGTGGCACGGAAGGGCTACATCAAGTACTTGTGGATTCCGCTTATTCCATTCGCATTTGATGTTGCAGTAACCTTTACCGCCTCGTACCAGAAGATTTTCTCCACCGATGCCAAGATTGGCTACTTCCAACAGTGGCGTAACGCGGTGGCAAAAGCTGAAACGCTCACCGATCCAATGGCAATTGAAGACAACGCGGCGGTTATTCGTAACACCTTTATTCAAGGAACACTGTCCATCATCTTTGTTGTTGCGGTTGCCTTCGTAATCGTTATGGCTGCAGTTCGGATTGTTTCGACGATCAAGTCGGGGCACTACACTCATAGTGAAGACCCGTACCAGGAGTCGAACTTCTTCGCGCCAGTTAACCTCGTTGCGACGCCACTAGAAAAGAAGCTGGTCGTCGAATATGAGCAGGTTGGCGATCCGAATCTTATTCCGGGGGTCAAACCGCGTTCTCACTGA
- a CDS encoding anchored repeat ABC transporter, substrate-binding protein yields MKRLRAILLAAAICLSGCSGTTSHLDEHQVVASTPFLADITRNIAGDRLTVSALVPPGRDPHTYEATFSTIRSIAYADLAITNQLLLEDAALMDSLHANLPQNARIVALGDESIAFGAYHIPLVEDLALSTAWLGLRVDGSGGTQDSVTFTATQADGPGDIAAFTTGTFGQANAWLASSDGISDADTLALPTNAHTHMSWAFSQPGVYHLTLNATLHSQETTTELGSTTLTFAVGVDPTDVEPASPTAVTRIIDSGHVDITASLSGNMTLRGEDTNASAYDVDPTTTVIAVPHSTATEIPAEGNWRFIGKPGDRVWILAQAVIGKHVHGEIDPHMWLDVRNTIAYVDVITEALATYDPQGKDAYHANAAQYKAKLAKLDRWMRLTLAAIPPNNRRLVTSHDGYGYFAKGYGLDVAGYVSPNPSLEPSTRDLANLSATLAALHIPAVFGELGGAGQSPALTNVAQANNIDICTITGDVLQQDQTYIDLMTNLTTTVSTCLNPGALPPWPADLEIPKVEQ; encoded by the coding sequence GTGAAGCGACTGCGTGCAATCTTACTAGCTGCCGCTATCTGCCTCAGCGGCTGCTCTGGCACAACCTCCCACCTCGATGAGCATCAAGTAGTTGCTTCAACCCCATTCCTTGCCGATATCACCCGCAACATCGCCGGAGATCGCCTCACAGTATCCGCACTCGTACCACCTGGACGAGATCCACACACTTATGAAGCCACCTTCTCCACTATCCGTTCCATCGCCTACGCAGATTTAGCAATCACAAATCAGCTCTTACTCGAAGACGCGGCTCTGATGGATTCGCTCCACGCCAACCTTCCACAAAATGCGCGCATCGTCGCCTTGGGCGACGAATCCATCGCCTTTGGCGCCTACCACATCCCACTCGTTGAAGACCTCGCCCTCTCAACCGCCTGGTTGGGACTGCGCGTCGACGGTTCGGGCGGCACCCAAGACTCCGTCACCTTCACCGCTACCCAAGCTGACGGACCGGGCGATATTGCGGCGTTCACCACCGGCACTTTCGGACAAGCCAATGCCTGGCTCGCCTCCTCCGACGGCATTTCCGACGCCGATACCCTCGCACTCCCCACTAACGCCCACACTCACATGTCGTGGGCATTTAGCCAACCCGGGGTCTATCACCTCACGTTGAATGCAACTCTGCATTCGCAAGAAACGACAACCGAACTGGGAAGCACCACACTTACCTTCGCCGTCGGAGTCGATCCGACCGACGTCGAACCGGCCTCCCCAACGGCAGTTACGCGTATCATTGATTCCGGTCACGTCGATATTACTGCCTCACTTTCCGGAAATATGACGTTGCGTGGTGAAGACACCAACGCGAGCGCCTACGACGTCGATCCGACCACAACCGTCATCGCAGTCCCACACTCCACAGCAACCGAAATCCCAGCCGAAGGCAACTGGCGGTTTATTGGAAAACCAGGAGACCGGGTGTGGATTTTAGCCCAAGCGGTGATCGGAAAACACGTCCACGGCGAAATCGATCCGCACATGTGGCTCGATGTACGCAACACCATCGCCTACGTCGACGTTATCACCGAGGCCCTGGCAACATACGATCCGCAAGGTAAAGATGCCTACCATGCCAATGCGGCACAATATAAGGCTAAACTTGCCAAACTAGACCGCTGGATGCGACTGACCCTAGCTGCTATTCCGCCCAACAATCGACGGCTAGTGACCAGCCATGATGGTTACGGATATTTCGCTAAAGGTTACGGACTCGACGTGGCAGGATACGTCTCCCCCAACCCGAGTCTCGAACCGTCCACCCGCGACCTGGCTAACCTTTCAGCAACTCTCGCAGCATTACATATCCCGGCCGTTTTCGGCGAACTCGGCGGAGCTGGGCAATCTCCCGCACTAACCAACGTTGCCCAAGCCAACAATATCGATATCTGCACAATCACCGGCGATGTCTTACAACAAGACCAAACCTACATCGATTTAATGACGAACTTGACCACAACTGTATCCACTTGTCTGAATCCCGGCGCGCTCCCGCCTTGGCCTGCAGACCTCGAGATCCCAAAGGTAGAACAATGA
- the rpmF gene encoding 50S ribosomal protein L32, with protein sequence MAVPKRKMSRSNTRSRRSQWKAELTELQTVKSLGGREVRIPRRLAKAAQKGLLD encoded by the coding sequence ATGGCAGTACCTAAGCGCAAGATGTCCCGTAGCAACACCCGCTCTCGCCGCTCCCAGTGGAAGGCTGAGCTCACAGAGCTTCAGACCGTTAAGTCTCTTGGTGGCCGCGAGGTTCGTATTCCGCGCCGTTTGGCAAAGGCTGCACAAAAGGGCTTGCTTGACTAA